Genomic segment of Engystomops pustulosus chromosome 8, aEngPut4.maternal, whole genome shotgun sequence:
GTTAACTTGGGGAAAAGGAGATGCCCCACACACAAGGAGGCACTGAAATACTATTGTCCTATGGATTCCacctgtatctgtgtgtcctgctggGTGGCTGGAGACCACAAGGGACATGAGGTGGAGATATTGGATGTggcctctgagaagaagaaggagaagctgAGATCTGCTGTTGAGAAAATGAACTCTAAAAAAATGGAAGCAGGAAGAAGAATCCAGAATCTCACAGATCATGaggtagaagaagaaaagaaattaTCTGGACTCACTGAGAAAGTCACTAATCTTTTTACTGATCTGAGGAAGAAGCTGGATGATCTAGAAAGGAGAGTCCTGGGTGAGATCTCCAGACAGAAGTATCAAGTGTCAACCTCAGTCTCTAACATGATCAGACAGATGGAGCTACACAAGGATGAGCTGACCAAGAAAATTCATCAATTTGaggagtcatgtgatatcacagatcCATTGGCCTTCTTACAAGATGATTTAACCAGAGGTGACATCAGTGATCggagctgtgatgtcatcggtgCTAAAAGAAAAGCTCAGAGTCTGGATGAGGTCATAGTGTcacagatattatacagaggACTGCTGCGCTTTGCTGATGATCTGAATAATATGAGAAGAAAACAACAGTTCCCAGCGATGAAAAAATCTGAGGTATTACTGGATAAAGATTCGGCTTCTGAAAAGATTTTTATTTCAAAGGATCTTAGATCTGCTTCTTATACTTCTACATTACAGAACAGACCCGATGGACCCAAGAGGTTCAAGTCCTGTCAGGTGTTCAgctcctgcagcttctcctctgggagacattactgggaggtggaTGTGAGTCAGGCGGAGCAATGGATCATTGGAGTGGCCGGGGAAAGTCTGGAGAGGAAGGTGGATGGTAATGAATCTTATATTGGTTATAATGAGAAATCCTGGGTGTTAAATGTATATAGTACACTTGGTGTGCGTCATAACAATAtatttacaagtctggaatcaaagTCTCCTGTGAAGGTTGTTGGGATCTATCTGGACTATGAGGCCGGGCGTCTGTCCTTCTAtcagctgtgtgaccccatcagacacttacacaccttcaccacctCCTTCTCCGAGCCGCTCTATGCCGCTTTCTATGTGCTTAAGAATTCTGGGATCAGAATCTTAAAATAATGAACATCCACAAGCGGCTGTAAATAGTTAAGGTGATTTTTTGGTCTTAGATACTTTCACTTTTGGACAAAAATAATGTAATGATTTATtactaaatgtatttttatcaCCGTTTCTTCTCATGCTGTCCACTCAGGAGGCTGTGACAGCCGTCACTCAGAGCAGATGGGAGG
This window contains:
- the LOC140076096 gene encoding LOW QUALITY PROTEIN: nuclear factor 7, brain-like (The sequence of the model RefSeq protein was modified relative to this genomic sequence to represent the inferred CDS: deleted 1 base in 1 codon; substituted 1 base at 1 genomic stop codon), with the protein product MRHNFCFSCIVSALDVQEAAGGYSCPDCRKKHPXRRNHLKKRNLGNIMENLSAQPKMEETRVCCTYCDSPEPAVRTCLQCEASFCEKHLHRHSKSSEHILVDPDVNLGKRRCPTHKEALKYYCPMDSTCICVSCWVAGDHKGHEVEILDVASEKKKEKLRSAVEKMNSKKMEAGRRIQNLTDHEVEEEKKLSGLTEKVTNLFTDLRKKLDDLERRVLGEISRQKYQVSTSVSNMIRQMELHKDELTKKIHQFEESCDITDPLAFLQDDLTRGDISDRSCDVIGAKRKAQSLDEVIVSQILYRGLLRFADDLNNMRRKQQFPAMKKSEVLLDKDSASEKIFISKDLRSASYTSTLQNRPDGPKRFKSCQVFSSCSFSSGRHYWEVDVSQAEQWIIGVAGESLERKVDGNESYIGYNEKSWVLNVYSTLGVRHNNIFTSLESKSPVKVVGIYLDYEAGRLSFYQLCDPIRHLHTFTTSFSEPLYAAFYVLKNSGIRILK